Proteins encoded within one genomic window of Triticum aestivum cultivar Chinese Spring chromosome 2D, IWGSC CS RefSeq v2.1, whole genome shotgun sequence:
- the LOC543193 gene encoding protein-L-isoaspartate O-methyltransferase, with protein MSLAAAASPSSSRFLLPSTAARRRFLHHLLAAPAPPRPPQLRRCSPYHWMAQFWAEGSLEKNNALVEYLKQYGVVRTDKVAEVMETIDRALFVPEGFTPYTDSPMPIGYNATISAPHMHATCLELLKDYLQPGMHALDVGSGSGYLTACFAMMVGPEGRAVGIEHIPELVVASTENVERSAAAALMKDGSLSFHVSDGRLGWPDAAPYDAIHVGAAAPEIPRPLLEQLKPGGRMVIPVGTYSQDLQVIDKSADGSTSVRNDASVRYVPLTSRSAQLQDS; from the exons ATGTCCCTTGCCGCCGCAGCCTCCCCGTCCTCGTCCCGCTTCCTGTTGCCCTCCACGGCCGCCCGCCGCCggttcctccaccacctcctcgccGCGCCCGCGCCCCCGAGGCCGCCGCAGCTTCGGCGCTGCTCCCCGTACCACTGGATGGCG CAATTTTGGGCTGAAGGATCACTGGAGAAGAACAACGCTCTGGTTGAATACCTGAAACAGTATGGTGTTGTTCGAACCGATAAAGTGGCAGAAGTTATGGAAACTATCGACCGAGCCTTATTTGTACCGGAGGGCTTTACCCCTTACACCGACAGTCCTATGCCTATTGGTTACAATGCAACAATATCTGCTCCTCACATGCACGCAACCTGCTTAGAACTGTTGAAGGATTATTTACAGCCAGGCATGCATGCTCTGGACGTTGGATCAG GCAGTGGTTACTTGACTGCTTGCTTTGCAATGATGGTCGGACCAGAAGGTCGCGCAGTGGGGATTGAACACATTCCTGAACTCGTTGTTGCTTCTACTGAAAATGTCGAACGGAGTGCTGCAGCAGCACTAATGAAGGATGGTTCACTTTCTTTTCATGTTTCAG ATGGAAGGCTTGGCTGGCCGGATGCGGCGCCATACGATGCTATTCATGTGGGCGCAGCGGCACCTGAGATCCCTCGGCCACTGCTGGAGCAGCTGAAGCCTGGCGGGCGGATGGTCATACCCGTTGGCACATACTCTCAGGACCTGCAGGTGATTGACAAGAGCGCCGACGGATCCACCAGCGTCCGCAACGATGCCTCTGTTCGCTACGTCCCTCTGACCAGCCGCTCTGCTCAGCTGCAGGACAGCTGA
- the LOC543193 gene encoding protein-L-isoaspartate O-methyltransferase isoform X3: MSLAAAASPSSSRFLLPSTAARRRVLKESDYDFEGWRAQEYGGELGPAMSEAMQFWAEGSLEKNNALVEYLKQYGVVRTDKVAEVMETIDRALFVPEGFTPYTDSPMPIGYNATISAPHMHATCLELLKDYLQPGMHALDVGSGSGYLTACFAMMVGPEGRAVGIEHIPELVVASTENVERSAAAALMKDGSLSFHVSDGRLGWPDAAPYDAIHVGAAAPEIPRPLLEQLKPGGRMVIPVGTYSQDLQVIDKSADGSTSVRNDASVRYVPLTSRSAQLQDS; this comes from the exons ATGTCCCTTGCCGCCGCAGCCTCCCCGTCCTCGTCCCGCTTCCTGTTGCCCTCCACGGCCGCCCGCCGCCg AGTGCTAAAGGAGAGCGATTATGATTTTGAGGGCTGGAGAGCACAGGAATATGGCGGTGAACTTGGTCCAGCTATGAGTGAAGCCATG CAATTTTGGGCTGAAGGATCACTGGAGAAGAACAACGCTCTGGTTGAATACCTGAAACAGTATGGTGTTGTTCGAACCGATAAAGTGGCAGAAGTTATGGAAACTATCGACCGAGCCTTATTTGTACCGGAGGGCTTTACCCCTTACACCGACAGTCCTATGCCTATTGGTTACAATGCAACAATATCTGCTCCTCACATGCACGCAACCTGCTTAGAACTGTTGAAGGATTATTTACAGCCAGGCATGCATGCTCTGGACGTTGGATCAG GCAGTGGTTACTTGACTGCTTGCTTTGCAATGATGGTCGGACCAGAAGGTCGCGCAGTGGGGATTGAACACATTCCTGAACTCGTTGTTGCTTCTACTGAAAATGTCGAACGGAGTGCTGCAGCAGCACTAATGAAGGATGGTTCACTTTCTTTTCATGTTTCAG ATGGAAGGCTTGGCTGGCCGGATGCGGCGCCATACGATGCTATTCATGTGGGCGCAGCGGCACCTGAGATCCCTCGGCCACTGCTGGAGCAGCTGAAGCCTGGCGGGCGGATGGTCATACCCGTTGGCACATACTCTCAGGACCTGCAGGTGATTGACAAGAGCGCCGACGGATCCACCAGCGTCCGCAACGATGCCTCTGTTCGCTACGTCCCTCTGACCAGCCGCTCTGCTCAGCTGCAGGACAGCTGA
- the LOC543193 gene encoding protein-L-isoaspartate O-methyltransferase isoform X2, with protein MSEAMQFWAEGSLEKNNALVEYLKQYGVVRTDKVAEVMETIDRALFVPEGFTPYTDSPMPIGYNATISAPHMHATCLELLKDYLQPGMHALDVGSGSGYLTACFAMMVGPEGRAVGIEHIPELVVASTENVERSAAAALMKDGSLSFHVSDGRLGWPDAAPYDAIHVGAAAPEIPRPLLEQLKPGGRMVIPVGTYSQDLQVIDKSADGSTSVRNDASVRYVPLTSRSAQLQDS; from the exons ATGAGTGAAGCCATG CAATTTTGGGCTGAAGGATCACTGGAGAAGAACAACGCTCTGGTTGAATACCTGAAACAGTATGGTGTTGTTCGAACCGATAAAGTGGCAGAAGTTATGGAAACTATCGACCGAGCCTTATTTGTACCGGAGGGCTTTACCCCTTACACCGACAGTCCTATGCCTATTGGTTACAATGCAACAATATCTGCTCCTCACATGCACGCAACCTGCTTAGAACTGTTGAAGGATTATTTACAGCCAGGCATGCATGCTCTGGACGTTGGATCAG GCAGTGGTTACTTGACTGCTTGCTTTGCAATGATGGTCGGACCAGAAGGTCGCGCAGTGGGGATTGAACACATTCCTGAACTCGTTGTTGCTTCTACTGAAAATGTCGAACGGAGTGCTGCAGCAGCACTAATGAAGGATGGTTCACTTTCTTTTCATGTTTCAG ATGGAAGGCTTGGCTGGCCGGATGCGGCGCCATACGATGCTATTCATGTGGGCGCAGCGGCACCTGAGATCCCTCGGCCACTGCTGGAGCAGCTGAAGCCTGGCGGGCGGATGGTCATACCCGTTGGCACATACTCTCAGGACCTGCAGGTGATTGACAAGAGCGCCGACGGATCCACCAGCGTCCGCAACGATGCCTCTGTTCGCTACGTCCCTCTGACCAGCCGCTCTGCTCAGCTGCAGGACAGCTGA
- the LOC123053664 gene encoding protein MHF2 homolog, translating to MEDFHEETREARDETFNPDLIRAIFKLVWSRRTDRGGPVDEAVDIEPAAETSRRNRSTSANASALQVSCELLRMFVAEAVQRCAVIAEAEGATTIEPTHLERVLPQLLLDF from the exons ATGGAAGATTTCCATGAAGAGACGCGCGAGGCACGCGACGAGACCTTCAATCCG GATCTGATCCGCGCGATATTCAAGCTTGTGTGGAGCCGGCGGACCGATAGGGGCGGCCCCGTCGACGAGGCCGTAGACATCGAG CCTGCTGCGGAGACGTCAAGGAGGAACCGGAGTACCTCTG CTAATGCAAGTGCACTGCAAGTGAGCTGCGAACTTCTTCGGATGTTTGTCGCAG AGGCTGTCCAGCGCTGTGCTGTTATCGCTGAAGCAGAGGGGGCGACCACAATTGAGCCCACCCACCTGGAGCGAGTCTTGCCACAGCTTCTTCTGGACTTCTAG